In Isosphaera pallida ATCC 43644, the sequence CCCGAAGCCTCGGTTGAGCGTCTGGTCATCCGTTGGCCTTCCGGCAAAGTCACGTCCTACGACGGCTCAGTTCTGGAGGCCAATCGGGTTCACACGCTCAAGGAGGCCGACGTTTCTCCGAGCACCTCGACCGAATGACTGCAGCTGCCTTTTGCTCTTGCCGGCCAGGAACGCGATGCTTTTCTCGAGGGTTGCCGATTCGCGTTCCAGGCCGGTTTGTTCGCTCCATCGCCCCCGGTGATGACATGGAGTTAAGCTGAATTGCGCTATGGAGTCAGCTTGGCGATGAAACGAGGGGTTGCCTTCTGCTCCCGTTTCCAATTTCCAAACATACGACTATGACACTGGCCTGTGAATGAAATGAAAGGCCGGACCAACGCCTCCAACGCCAAGGCGACCTGAGCTATTGCCCCACGAACGTCGAACCCGCGCACTCGTTGCAAGGCGGGCAGGTTGGGTCTGGAAAGAAAAACTGAGGGTGACAAAGTCATGAGGGATTCAGGCGATCACGCCTTGAATTGGTTGACCCTTGCCGTCCTCGGTGACGTACACCGGGCGGTCTTCGATGACGAAGCCGTAGTAGGGAGGCAGTCCCATCAGGCTGTAGATGGTGGCGTGCAGGTCGATCATCGAGACCGGATCACGGACGGTGGTAAAGGGCCGTTCGTCGGCGGTTTCGCCGTAGACGAAGCCTCGCTTGACCCCGCCGCCGAACATGACCACCGAACAGGCCCCGGCGAAGTGGCGATGCGCTCCGTAGTGCTTGGGTTCGGTGAGGCGGTCGGGTACGACGACTTGATCCTTGACTTGTTCGCCTGGCTTGCCTTCGATGAGCATGTCCCGGGAGAATTCGGTGGCGATAACCACCAGGGTGCGGTCGAGCAGCTTGCGTTCCTCCAGGTCGCCGATCAGACGGGCAATCGGCCGATCGATCAGGGCCATCATTTCGGCGGTGCGGGCGTGTCCGTCCTCGTGGGTATCCCACCCTTGGAACGGCATATACTCGGTCGTCACCTCGATGAACCGGGAACCCGCCTCGATCAACCTCCGCGCTAGCAGGCAACCCAGGCCGAAACGCCCAGTGTTGTAGGCTTCATAAGATTCACGTGGTTCGAGCGATAAGTCGAACGCCTTGGCCGCGGGTGAATCCATCAGGGCATAAGCGGCGTCGATCCGTTTGAGATAATCCTCGCCGACCTGGGCGGCGTCGGCCCCGGCCGCGCGAGCGCGGAGGGCTTGAAGCCGATGCAATCGTTCCAGACGTTCGCGGAACCGCCGCCGCGAGACTCCAGGCGGTGGTTGAACCGCCGAAACCGCCTCGGCTGGTTGGGGTACAAAGAACGGGCCAAAGTCGTCGCCCAGGAAGCCGGCGGTGTGGAACGCCTTGACCTCAAAATCCTCAGCGGAGATGTTAAACCGTTGCCCAATGTCCACAAATGCAGGCGTTCCCTGCTGGACTGGTCCCCGCGCGCGGGCAATCCAGGCACCCAGGTGGGGGTTGTGAATCGTTTGAGGCGGCACGTAGCCGGTGTGGAAGTGAAATTGGTGCCGCGAGTGCAGAATATGGCCGAGGTTGGCTGGCTGGAACGTCTTGATCAGGGTTCCCAAGTGCATCACCCGAGCGCACTCAGGAAGCCCTTCGGAGATGCTCACGCCGTCGAGACTGGTGGGAATGGAGCGGAAGGTCGAACCGACCGCCTGGGGTTCCATACCCGGCTCGAACGGGGTGTAGACCTTGGGATCCCAGGTTTCGGTATGGCACTGGCCGCCCGCCATCCAAAGCAAAATCATCTGATCGGCCTTGGCCGGGATCAGCGTCCCGGTCGGCTCGGCGGAGGCCGACCGCAAACCCCATCCCAAAGGAGGCGTCACGCCCAGCGCAGCGGTGGCCGCGGCGGTCTTGAGGAACCGACGGCGATCGATCCCGTCACCTTCGAGGAAATTGGTCATCTGTGGGGTCTCCGTTGCGATCCGTCACTCAATTCGGTCAATTCGGTGATGTTGTTCCGTCACGGGAGATATTGGAACTCGGGATGGTTGACGATCAACCAAAGCAGATCCTCCAACCCTTCGCGGCGCTGGTCGGCCTCGCCCGCGCCTGGCGGCACAAGCAAGTCGGCGAGTTCGGCGGTTTCCTCAGCGGTGGGCATGCGGGCGAAGCCGCGAAGGAATAGGGTCTCGACCACCTTGGCCGAGTCGGACTCGCGGCCCAGGTCGGAGTCCAGCAAGGTTTTGGCCCCTTGGGAGATCAGGTCGGCGAGTTCCCGACCATTGACCGCCTCCAGGGCTTGCAACAAGGTGGCCTCCTCTTGGCGACGGCTGACGACCTGTTCACGGTTGGGTCGTCCGAAAGTCTCGGCAAACAGGCCAGGTTTGCGAATCCGCCACGCCCGAATTGGGTCCCCCTCCAAGGTCAGTCGGAATGTCTCGGCAATCCGGGGCCAGTATCCGGTCAAGCTGGCCAGAGCGTCGAGGAATTGTTCAACGGTCAAACGCC encodes:
- a CDS encoding DUF1501 domain-containing protein — protein: MTNFLEGDGIDRRRFLKTAAATAALGVTPPLGWGLRSASAEPTGTLIPAKADQMILLWMAGGQCHTETWDPKVYTPFEPGMEPQAVGSTFRSIPTSLDGVSISEGLPECARVMHLGTLIKTFQPANLGHILHSRHQFHFHTGYVPPQTIHNPHLGAWIARARGPVQQGTPAFVDIGQRFNISAEDFEVKAFHTAGFLGDDFGPFFVPQPAEAVSAVQPPPGVSRRRFRERLERLHRLQALRARAAGADAAQVGEDYLKRIDAAYALMDSPAAKAFDLSLEPRESYEAYNTGRFGLGCLLARRLIEAGSRFIEVTTEYMPFQGWDTHEDGHARTAEMMALIDRPIARLIGDLEERKLLDRTLVVIATEFSRDMLIEGKPGEQVKDQVVVPDRLTEPKHYGAHRHFAGACSVVMFGGGVKRGFVYGETADERPFTTVRDPVSMIDLHATIYSLMGLPPYYGFVIEDRPVYVTEDGKGQPIQGVIA